Genomic segment of Piliocolobus tephrosceles isolate RC106 unplaced genomic scaffold, ASM277652v3 unscaffolded_25018, whole genome shotgun sequence:
cgagatcgcaccactgcgctccagcctgggccacagagcagactccttccaaaaaaaaaaaaataataatacaaatattagctggtcatggtgcaagtgcctgtagtcccagttactagggaagctgaggcaggagaatcacttgaaccaggtatgcagaggttgcagtgagccgagatcgtgccactgtactccagccctggtgacagagtaagactctgtctcaaaaagaaaaaaaaaaaaaaagatggaacacAGGTTCTTGTCCTGGAAAATCTGCCTTTCCTCTGCTCGGGATGGCTGCATTCAGACATGAGGGTGCCTATGGTCCCTGGCTGCCTGCTGAGTGCCTGCTGTGTACAGGCCCCACACCTTACAGCTCACACACATCCCAGGTGCCCTCTCATCCACTCTGACACAGGCGGAGGACACTGACGTTCAGATGAGGGAGCagcggggctggggctgggaaatGGGGTGGGGGGCCGGGCTCCAGGTGGCAGCTACTGATGGGGCAGCTGTCGGAGTCAATCCCTTTGAAATGAAGTCTTTGTGTGGAGGAGCTGCATAGGGGGAGGGcgggacagggagggaggaggcccTGGTGGGAAGGGCCCTGCAAGGCCTGCCCAGAGCACCAGGAGCTGGCTGGGACTGGAGACTGGCGCGGCTGGAGCTGCAGCTGCCTGGCagaagggaaactgaggtgggggTGTGGCTCTGGGACAGACATCAGGGCAGGACATCCCTAGCAAGGGTCCACGGTCTGGCTGGGAGATGTGGACTAGCTGCAACGTGGGGCGGGGTTAAAGGTCTTCTAGGGTGGCCCTGGGGAGCATCGCTCTGCACCTGAACACCACCCGGGCCGCAGGCCTGCAGCGTCAGAAGCATGAGTGAGCAGGGAagggagacagaggaggaagagggaggcgGTGATTTGGACACAGCGCCTATGCTGCCCCAGAGACCTCCCGACCACCAGGCCTCAGCCCTGCCGTGGCCAGGGTGGCCGGGGCCCCTGCTGCTGCCCGGCCGGCTGGTGGCCGGGCTCCTGCTGCACCTCCTGCTGCCCGCCACAGCCTTCCTGCTGGTGCTCCTGCCCGCAGCGGCCGTCGTCTACCTGGGATTCCTGTGCCACTCGAGGGTGAGCCTGTGCCCCATGGGCGGGGGACTAGCTGGGGTCCTGGGGAGTGGCCG
This window contains:
- the TMEM88B gene encoding transmembrane protein 88B, with protein sequence MSEQGRETEEEEGGGDLDTAPMLPQRPPDHQASALPWPGWPGPLLLPGRLVAGLLLHLLLPATAFLLVLLPAAAVVYLGFLCHSR